CAGTGAAGTTGCTAAGGCGCTTCGCAGTGCTCGCTCATCTTTTGGATCGGCCATGGCATATAATATCAGCAGCATTTCACGGGCTTCAATGGTGTCAAAAACGCTGTCACGACTTAAGAATACCGAGCCGACCTGTCGTTGTTCTAGTGCTTGCTTAATCACATTGGCTTCATGACGGTCGCGCACTAACACGGCAATGTCTTTCGCTTTTAGCGGTGTATCAGCAATGGTACACAAGCCTTGCTGCGCTTCGGTTAGTAAGCGGGTGATCTCATCGGCAACATCGCTTGCAAGTAACTGCCTGGCAGTCGTTTTGTTTAAGCCCTTTTCAGGATCTTCACTTAAAATTCTTAGTCTTAATGCGCTTTTGTCTGTTTTAGACTCTTGTAGTACTTTTTTATCTGCAAAGCTGGCGGCTTTAACCGGTTCAAACGGGATTGAACTGCTGATAAAAGGATCATCTCGATGCTCAAAAATACAGTTAACGGCATCGACCATCTGCTTGTTGGAGCGGTAGTTAGTATCAAGATTATAGTGCTTGGCTGTTTGCTCTCTGGCGTGAATATAGGTGTGGATATCGGCGCCACGAAACGCATAAATAGCCTGCTTAGGATCGCCAATCATCAGCAAACTTAACTCATCTTTTTCTTGCTGTTGCGTTGCTGATACTGGCTCTACCGCTGTTTGAGCCTCTGTTGCGACCACCGCTGCTGGCTGATAGATCTGACTGAAGATCTCAAACTGCAATGGGTCGGTATCTTGAAACTCATCAATAAGTGCCACCGGAAAACGTTTAGCAATTGAGGTTGCAAGAAATTGCTGCTGCGATGCGGTTAATGCCTTTGCCAATGTTAGCAGCAGGTCGTCTGGGGTTAGCAAATTACGTTCTGACTTTTGCTGGGCAAAGCGTTTAGCTATCCCTTCTCTGGCGCTATAGAGGAAGCTCGGTATAAGTTCAGCAATAAGGCTCGCTAACCGTTCAATATGAGCCAAAATAGGTGCTTGTTCAGCACTTGGGACCTCACCGCCTTTATTTAATTTAAGCCCATTAAGCGATAATGATTCGAGCACCTTCAACGGTGGTAAGCCAGTTCCAAAAGCCACCCAGTTATCAAGATCATCCAGCATTTTAGCCAACTTGGGATAACCATCGGCTTTTTTACCAAATCGCACGCCGCTCAGTGGCAAAGCATGCAGCAGCGCTTCTGTTTGCTCGCGCTCCCTTGGCCAAGTAAGTTTTAAGCGACTTAAACCTTGTACTAAGTTAGCCTCAACCTTCTCAAAGGCCGTAGGGCGAGGGTGGGCTATTGCGCTACTCGCACCTAGCAGCGGCCTGAGTTGACGAGATAGTTCATCAGGGTTAGCGAACTTCTTTTGGATTACAGCGGCTAGGCTTTCACCCAGCGGGTAACACTTTTCTCGCCAAAAATCGCGGACTGCATGGTGGAGGAATTCACTATCATCTAAGGTAAATTCTGACTCAAACAATAGTGAAGATTCAAATGCCATATCAGCCAAAATACGTTGGCAAAACCCATGAATTGTATAGATAGCGGCTTCATCTAATGACTTTAACGCTAAATCTAAGCGTTTACGTGCAATGGCTTTGTCAGCCTCTGGTGTCGCTTTGTATAGCTGGGTGATAAGCTCGTCATCAACGCTCAAACCGATAAAGCATCGATAGGCCAATTGAATTTTTTTGCGTATACGGTCTCTGAGTTCACCCGTTGCTGCATTGGTGAAGGTCACCACTAAAATTTGCTCACATGTCAGTGCCTGAGCAATACTGTGACCAAGCAGTAGCCGCACGTAGAGGCCCGCAATGGTATAGGTTTTACCGGTACCAGCACTGGCTTCAATCAATCTGCTGCCACCAAAGGGCAGTGTGAGAGTATCAAGAGGCTCAGTGATAATGCTCTCTGTGAAGGTACTGTCTGCGATAATATTGTCATTGAGAGTACTGTCATTGAGAGTACTGTCTGTTTGATGCTCGCTCATATTATCCCTCCTCACTTAGGTTGGTCTTTGTTGTCTTTGAGTTTGCATTAGCACTCTCTATCCCAGCTTCTACATAAGTGGTTAATTCACTTAACTTGCCCTTGTGGTAGAGGCTGAGCAGGGGCGACAATAAAGTCTCTGCAGTACTGGCAAAACGGCTTTCAGTAAAGTCATCTGGGAACTGATATAAACGCTGAAAGTGTGGTTCCATTCCCTCACCCAATTGACTTTGCTCATCTAACCATTGCGGTTGAGCTTCGCGTAACTTTTGAAGGTGATCACCTTCAGCTTCAACATAAGCCAGTGCGGTGCGTGGCATAAACATCAGTGGTTGCAGTTGCCCCTCTTTAAAGTAGCTTAACCACAAGCTTAATTGACTGCTCGCTTGCTCAGCGGTAACTGGGGCAAAAACATGGAAATGACCAATATCGAGCAAGTAGCTATTAATGGGTTGATTTAAGCGTGTGATGTCGGTTTTCCCGTTCATAGCACACAGACAAAGATGGCGTAAATACACCCTTATTAAATCGCGGCCATTGGCGGTGCCGGGTCGATAATTGACTAGGCCTTTGGCACTTAAATCAT
The Shewanella sp. KX20019 DNA segment above includes these coding regions:
- the recB gene encoding exodeoxyribonuclease V subunit beta; translation: MSEHQTDSTLNDSTLNDNIIADSTFTESIITEPLDTLTLPFGGSRLIEASAGTGKTYTIAGLYVRLLLGHSIAQALTCEQILVVTFTNAATGELRDRIRKKIQLAYRCFIGLSVDDELITQLYKATPEADKAIARKRLDLALKSLDEAAIYTIHGFCQRILADMAFESSLLFESEFTLDDSEFLHHAVRDFWREKCYPLGESLAAVIQKKFANPDELSRQLRPLLGASSAIAHPRPTAFEKVEANLVQGLSRLKLTWPREREQTEALLHALPLSGVRFGKKADGYPKLAKMLDDLDNWVAFGTGLPPLKVLESLSLNGLKLNKGGEVPSAEQAPILAHIERLASLIAELIPSFLYSAREGIAKRFAQQKSERNLLTPDDLLLTLAKALTASQQQFLATSIAKRFPVALIDEFQDTDPLQFEIFSQIYQPAAVVATEAQTAVEPVSATQQQEKDELSLLMIGDPKQAIYAFRGADIHTYIHAREQTAKHYNLDTNYRSNKQMVDAVNCIFEHRDDPFISSSIPFEPVKAASFADKKVLQESKTDKSALRLRILSEDPEKGLNKTTARQLLASDVADEITRLLTEAQQGLCTIADTPLKAKDIAVLVRDRHEANVIKQALEQRQVGSVFLSRDSVFDTIEAREMLLILYAMADPKDERALRSALATSLLGYSAEEIHAFNQDEDKRQVQLEQFAALQQQWLKRGIMPALLNLAGQARVIERLLINSEGERRLTDFRHLGELLQQKATELDGMSALINWFEQALIGNQANEESQLKLASEQNLVQIVTIHKSKGLEYPICFIPFVSLSRGSSKRPAPMLYHEHNKLVWDIEQSDEGWERQKRETLAEDLRLLYVALTRPVLKCYLYIANHSRLTKSKGMTSQLNETAIGYLLGIEGKTCEYSELQSKALLLAQSDLNAISLTELAPAGSTALSIDYLQLPSNTDERVVLAPKPLKRPAQTPWRVGSYSGLVKHLAHEKVLPGADDEQFPEVDIIVDEIDPQASRFTFERGANAGSFMHLVLELIDFTNASPDLDEQLPHAMSKYGIEEEWTGVLKDWYMDLLHAPLATDNSLSLAQLTDQQKLVEMEFYLPITQLNACKLNQLLSDFGYSGGLVFDDLQGMLKGFIDLTFEHNQQYFIADYKSNHLGDSLNVYHYSNMKSAIRSHRYDLQYIIYTLALHRYLGLRMSNYDYDQHIGGCFYLFLRGMSVSEPQSGVFYDKPPKDLIEKLDLLFGTHNNQQHTVEAYS